One genomic window of Pocillopora verrucosa isolate sample1 chromosome 8, ASM3666991v2, whole genome shotgun sequence includes the following:
- the LOC136282992 gene encoding uncharacterized protein, with amino-acid sequence MTPSELDSHLRKFYAEARTKKGEDYSRCSLLGLRNAIERYFKNPSFKRGIKITGNPVFQSSNKTLDANTKMLKKEGKENITHKPAVAPADLTKSKTSSVFLPSIPLGLLRNVWFHTTFYWCRRGREEARGKAYFTMAHDESTKNHQGGVAEITTYEKDERMYETKQAGDGYSAMKLYLEKINPGCQAFLQFPKRDWQASDNVWYENCPLGVNKLGNMMREISQEAQLSCIYTNHSLRATAITLWSQASISSRQIMAISGHRNEQSLKHYNDRPSENQKHWVTKVRIPAAMF; translated from the exons ATGACTCCATCTGAGCTTGACTCACACTTGCGGAAATTTTACGCTGaagcaagaacaaagaaagGGGAAGACTACAGCCGTTGTTCGCTTCTCGGCCTCAGAAACGCAATTGAGCGCTACTTCAAAAACCCTTCCTTTAAACGAGGAATAAAAATCACAGGAAACCCGGTCTTTCAGAGTTCTAACAAAACGTTAGACGCAAATaccaaaatgctgaaaaaagaagggaaagaaaacattactCACAAGCCCGCTGTAGCTCCTGCAGATCTAACAAAATCGAAAACCTCAAGTGTTTTCCTCCCGTCAATTCCGCTTGGACTGTTGAGAAATGTATGGTTTCACACCACTTTTTATTGGTGTCGCCGAGGTCGAGAAG aaGCAAGAGGCAAAGCATATTTTACAATGGCCCATGACGAGAGCACCAAAAACCACCAAGGAGGAGTTGCCGAAATCACAACTTATGAAAAAGATGAGCGAATGTATGAAACTAAACAAGCAGGCGATGGATATTCTGCAATGAAgctttatttggaaaaaattaatccaGGATGCCAAGCTTTCTTACAGTTTCCGAAAAGAGATTGGCAAGCAAGTGACAACGTTTGGTACGAAAATTGCCCACTCGGCGTCAACAAACTCGGCAACATGATGCGCGAGATCAGTCAAGAAGCCCAACTTTCATGTATTTACACCAACCATTCTCTGCGAGCAACTGCAATAACTTTGTGGTCGCAAGCTAGCATTTCAAGCCGTCAAATCATGGCAATTTCGGGACACCGAAATGAGCAAAGCCTCAAGCATTATAACGATCGTCCATCTGAAAATCAGAAGCATTGGGTCACCAAAGTCCGAATTCCCGCCGCGATGTTTTGA
- the LOC131768829 gene encoding substance-P receptor-like codes for MAVNNSSIAAVANLNSSVVYTYFPASGAVWITMAYVVIFVFGFFGNICIIYIVVSREQMSTKFNFLVVNMAVGDLLVSLFVMPFEVRYLYIGLAWIPGAMGKVTCKLVGFLRILPVAVSIITLVFITVDRYFAILHPLRDMRFIRNTKLVTSVIWISSSLFFLLYLLLYDVVKSADGFHWECRMVWNFFSSDMSVQFSIRRACFMTMFLILYLVPLVVIAWVHILIGRHLCSRQIPGEPTAHQRHQNELSRRKVLRMIITVVVTFALCWLPAHIQHLLISYFANTHRALRKVENLESSLYFLSHANSAINPCLFIGLNQRFNNEFRGILRCFFCRNPVPTRRSISTEPPVVLTRIRKIVRQCDNTVIPLRIQQCPWSQSCTF; via the exons ATGGCGGTAAATAATTCCTCTATTGCAG CTGTGGCAAACTTAAATTCATCAGTTGTCTACACTTACTTTCCTGCGAGCGGTGCTGTATGGATAACTATGGCATATGTGGTTATATTCGTCTTCGGCTTCTTTGGTAACATCTGTATCATTTACATTGTGGTTTCTCGTGAACAGATGAGCactaaattcaatttcttaGTTGTAAATATGGCAGTTGGGGATCTACTTGTTTCTCTCTTCGTTATGCCGTTTGAG GTGAGATATCTTTACATTGGCCTGGCATGGATTCCAGGGGCAATGGGAAAAGTCACGTGCAAGCTTGTTGGGTTCCTGAGGATCTTGCCAGTCGCTGTCAGCATCATAACACTTGTCTTCATTACAGTGGATCGTTACTTCGCCATTCTTCATCCACTTCGAGATATGCGTTTCATTCGAAACACAAAACTAGTCACTTCTGTGATATGGATCTCGTCTTCCCTGTTTTTCCTGCTGTATCTCTTGCTTTATGACGTTGTAAAGAGTGCTGACGGCTTTCATTGGGAATGCAGAATggtttggaatttcttttcctcaGACATGAGTGTCCAGTTTTCCATTAGGAGAGCCTGTTTCATGACCATGTTCTTGATACTGTATTTGGTTCCTCTTGTTGTCATAGCATGGGTTCATATTCTTATTGGTCGACATCTTTGTTCACGCCAGATCCCAGGGGAGCCGACAGCCCATCAGCGACATCAAAATGAATTGTCCAGGCGCAAGGTACTACGCATGATCATCACTGTGGTGGTGACGTTTGCGCTGTGTTGGTTGCCGGCTCACATCCAGCATTTACTGATTTCCTATTTTGCCAACACTCACAGAGCTTTGCGCAAAGTTGAAAATCTGGAATCCAGTTTATATTTCCTATCACACGCCAATAGTGCCATAAACCCTTGTCTGTTTATTGGTTTAAACCAAAGATTCAACAATGAGTTCAGGGGAATTCTCAGATGTTTTTTTTGCCGAAATCCCGTTCCCACGAGAAGAAGCATTAGCACAGAACCACCCGTTGTTCTAACTCGCATACGGAAGATTGTACGTCAATGTGATAACACTGTTATACCTCTTCGCATTCAACAGTGTCCATGGTCTCAGAGCTGTACGTTTTGA